In Papaver somniferum cultivar HN1 chromosome 1, ASM357369v1, whole genome shotgun sequence, a genomic segment contains:
- the LOC113282541 gene encoding uncharacterized protein LOC113282541, protein MSIISVTSIAPLSKNYLNCVEVPQRRWRIKASSSTVPSPFPGVDLKTLEAAISKKDSDSAKEALDKLREDGWAKNWSSQPYVSRRMTSLRELTTLGIKNAENLAVPSVRNDAAFLATVVGTTSVLAIITGQLPGDWGFFVPYLIGSISLVVLGVGSVSPGLLQAGIGAFSSFFPDYQERIVSHEAAHFLVAYLLGLPILGYSLDIGKEHVNLVDERLQKLIYSGKLGAKELDRLAVVSMAGLAAEGLKYDKVVGQSADLFSLQRFINRSQPPIGKQQQENLTRWAVLFAASILKNNKAAYEALIAAMSNKASVLECIEAIEKAV, encoded by the exons ATGTCGATCATCTCTGTAACCTCAATCGCTCCTCTCTCAAAAAATTATCTTAATTGCGTCGAAGTACCACAACGAAGATGGAGAATAAAGGCTTCTTCTTCTACCGTTCCATCCCCATTTCCAGGTGTGGACTTGAAGACACTTGAAGCTGCCATTTCTAAG AAAGATAGTGATAGTGCCAAAGAGGCGCTTGATAAGCTAAGGGAAGATGGTTGGGCTAAAAACTGGAGTTCTCAACCATATGTATCACGACGTATG ACTTCACTTCGTGAACTGACAACTCTTGGAATTAAAAACGCAGAGAATCTTGCAGTTCCGAGCGTAAGAAATGAT GCAGCTTTCCTAGCCACAGTGGTGGGAACAACAAGTGTTCTTGCTATCATTACTGGCCAACTTCCAGGG GATTGGGGTTTCTTTGTGCCTTACTTAATTGGGAGTATTTCTTTGGTGGTTCTGGGTGTTGGAAGTGTTTCACCTGG GCTTCTCCAAGCTGGGATAGGTgcattttcatcattttttccaGATTACCAGGAAAGAATTGTTAGCCATGAGGCGGCTCATTTCTTAG TGGCATACTTGCTTGGACTACCTATTTTGGGGTATTCACTAGATATTGGAAAAGAGCATGTCAATCTGGTTGACGAAAGGTTGCAAAAACTTATATACAGTGGGAAGCTTGGTGCAAAGGAATTAGACAG GTTGGCTGTGGTGTCGATGGCGGGACTGGCAGCTGAAGGCTTGAAATATGATAAAGTTGTTGGTCAATCTGCAGATCTATTCTCTCTCCAG AGATTTATAAACAGGAGCCAGCCACCAATAGGCAAGCAACAGCAAGAGAATCTCACTAGATGGGCT GTATTGTTTGCTGCCTCCATTTTGAAAAACAACAAGGCTGCTTATGAAGCCTTAATAGCAGCAATGTCAAATAAGGCGTCCGTATTGGAATGCATTGAAGCAATTGAGAAAGCCGTGTAG